Part of the Streptomyces sp. NBC_01264 genome, GGCAACGGCTCCACGATCGTCCTGGACTCGGGTGGCGGCGAGTACTCCACGCAGTGGAAGGACATCGCGTCCGAGCTCCACGCGGCCACCGGCGCCACGATCATCACCTACGACCGGTCCGGGCTCGGCAAGAGCGACGTGGTCCCGGGCCCGTGGAAGGTCGAGGGCGCCGTGAGCGACCTCAAGGCCGGGCTCGACCAGCTGGGCGTCGCCAAGGACGTGACCCTGGTGTCGCACTCCCAGGCCGGGGAGATCGCGAACTACTTCGCCAAGGACCACCCGAAGATGCTCTCGGGCGCGGTCCTGATCGACGCCAACCTCCCGCAGTTCTTCACGGACCAGGAGATCCCCCGCCTCGTGGCCGCCACCCAGCCCGAGGTCGACGCGGCCAAGAAGGACCCCGAGAAGCCGGAGAACCGCCAGCTCATCGCCACCGCCGAAGGCTTCGCCGCGGCCCACAAGGCCTTCCACGGGGTGAAATGGCCGGACGCGGTGCCGG contains:
- a CDS encoding alpha/beta fold hydrolase; amino-acid sequence: MSRTTPGRRSVTRALSGLALALLSVVAGGLAACGGQDPAPGPASSRSATASASPPAGQAGETKLHMIDNGGHRLAFYVTRGNGSTIVLDSGGGEYSTQWKDIASELHAATGATIITYDRSGLGKSDVVPGPWKVEGAVSDLKAGLDQLGVAKDVTLVSHSQAGEIANYFAKDHPKMLSGAVLIDANLPQFFTDQEIPRLVAATQPEVDAAKKDPEKPENRQLIATAEGFAAAHKAFHGVKWPDAVPVTVMVSEKTPFAASPEGAQRWRDAAAAFVKVAPNRTLVTAAGTSHEIPTDRPDLVLKAVEDLYASHH